From one Burkholderia pyrrocinia genomic stretch:
- the treA gene encoding alpha,alpha-trehalase TreA — protein sequence MTSRRAASIASRFPRHHAPRRAPPAPRLRWAAALAVAYLAVAGCAAQADNANQAAAQAAAQSAAPAATAIAGPSSATLLPPPSQLYGDLFVAVQTAQIYPDQKTFVDATPDTDPATIVQLYQQQKSQPGFSLKAFVGQHFTPPPEGGVTPPPNQTLRQHIDWLWPQLTRTSVTVPQYGSLIPMPKPYVVPGGRFREGYYWDTYFTMLGLQVSGREDLVDDMLDNFAHLIDTIGHVPNGNRTYYVSRSQPPFFAYMVTLAAQAEGDRVYQKYLPQLRKEHAYWMQGETTTPRGQAARNVVAMPDGAVLNRYWDARDTPRDESYLEDVTTAKSAPGRPANDVYRDLRAGAESGWDYSSRWFGDGKTLATIRTTSIVPVDLNSLMFHLETTIVKGCTVTRDVACVTDFSGRAARRAAAINHYLWNRRGYYGDYDWQLRKPRDAVTAAALYPLFAGVAWPERAKATAREVRKTLLQPGGLATTTENTGQQWDAPNGWAPLQWIAIDGLRRYGEPALAKDIGTRFLSDVKHVYATEGKLVEKYVVEGAGTGGGGGGEYPLQDGFGWTNGVTLKLLGLYGE from the coding sequence ATGACGTCACGTCGTGCCGCATCGATTGCATCTCGCTTCCCGCGTCATCATGCACCGCGCCGCGCACCACCTGCGCCGCGTCTTCGCTGGGCCGCCGCACTGGCCGTCGCGTATCTCGCCGTCGCCGGCTGCGCCGCGCAGGCCGACAATGCGAACCAGGCCGCCGCGCAAGCGGCCGCCCAGTCAGCCGCGCCGGCCGCGACCGCGATTGCCGGCCCTTCGTCGGCCACGCTGCTGCCGCCGCCGAGCCAGCTCTACGGCGACCTGTTCGTCGCGGTGCAGACCGCACAGATCTATCCCGACCAGAAGACCTTCGTCGACGCGACGCCCGATACCGATCCCGCGACGATCGTGCAGTTGTATCAGCAACAGAAATCGCAGCCGGGCTTCTCGCTGAAGGCGTTCGTCGGCCAGCATTTCACGCCGCCCCCGGAAGGCGGCGTGACGCCGCCGCCGAACCAGACGCTGCGCCAGCACATCGACTGGCTGTGGCCGCAGCTCACGCGCACGAGCGTGACGGTACCGCAGTACGGTTCGCTGATTCCGATGCCGAAGCCGTACGTCGTGCCGGGCGGCCGCTTCCGCGAAGGCTACTACTGGGATACCTATTTCACGATGCTCGGGCTGCAGGTGTCGGGGCGCGAGGATCTCGTCGACGACATGCTCGACAACTTCGCGCATCTGATCGACACGATCGGGCACGTCCCGAACGGCAACCGCACGTACTACGTGAGCCGCTCGCAGCCGCCGTTCTTCGCGTACATGGTCACGCTTGCCGCGCAGGCCGAAGGCGACAGGGTCTACCAGAAATACCTGCCGCAACTGCGCAAGGAACATGCGTACTGGATGCAGGGCGAAACCACGACGCCGCGCGGGCAGGCCGCACGCAACGTGGTCGCGATGCCCGACGGCGCGGTGCTGAACCGCTACTGGGATGCGCGCGACACGCCGCGCGACGAGTCGTATCTCGAGGACGTGACGACCGCGAAGTCGGCGCCCGGCCGTCCGGCGAACGACGTGTACCGCGACCTGCGCGCGGGCGCCGAAAGCGGCTGGGACTACAGCTCGCGCTGGTTCGGCGACGGCAAGACGCTCGCGACGATCCGCACGACGTCGATCGTGCCGGTCGACCTGAACAGTTTGATGTTCCATCTCGAGACGACGATCGTGAAGGGCTGCACGGTCACGCGTGACGTTGCATGCGTGACCGACTTCTCGGGCCGTGCGGCGCGTCGTGCGGCCGCGATCAACCACTATTTGTGGAACCGCCGCGGCTATTACGGCGACTATGACTGGCAGTTGCGCAAGCCGCGCGACGCCGTAACGGCGGCCGCGCTGTATCCGCTGTTCGCGGGCGTCGCGTGGCCCGAGCGCGCGAAGGCGACCGCGCGCGAGGTGCGCAAGACGCTGCTGCAGCCGGGCGGCCTCGCGACGACGACCGAGAACACGGGCCAGCAGTGGGACGCGCCGAACGGCTGGGCGCCGCTGCAGTGGATCGCGATCGACGGGTTGCGTCGTTATGGCGAACCGGCGCTCGCGAAGGACATCGGCACGCGTTTCCTGTCCGACGTGAAGCATGTGTACGCAACCGAAGGCAAGCTCGTCGAGAAATACGTGGTCGAAGGCGCGGGTACGGGCGGCGGCGGTGGCGGCGAATATCCGCTGCAGGACGGCTTCGGCTGGACCAACGGCGTGACGCTGAAACTGCTCGGGCTGTACGGCGAGTGA
- a CDS encoding helix-turn-helix transcriptional regulator: MSDIALQEEAVAPTISRPSRGLNTCADALRERAVKVVWCDDVKRGDVSQPHAPKLGVADTLALAQSTAERNRIVTSLLHLTGFSTFAYFALEFKRERVESLYLHEAFTPATYRGDYVRHNHHDIDPRTLGARVCNMPIVWDLQQLRREHRKRDDGPCVTPAALDGFLQTMQDDGMCSGIMYSMAVPGTRLHAFMSFTAPRRTREWITPATIEQALSIGLSVHKFASPQLIATSRERTVNGLTPFEQELLIGIAEGASDKEIGRRLDTSAHNVDYHLRKLRKRFGVANRIQLTYLTSKLELI; this comes from the coding sequence ATGTCCGATATTGCATTGCAAGAAGAAGCGGTCGCCCCAACCATTTCCCGCCCGTCGCGCGGGTTGAACACATGCGCGGACGCACTGCGGGAGCGTGCCGTGAAGGTCGTCTGGTGCGACGACGTGAAGCGCGGCGACGTTTCGCAACCGCACGCGCCGAAGCTCGGCGTCGCCGATACGCTCGCGCTCGCGCAAAGCACGGCCGAGCGCAACCGGATCGTCACGAGCCTGCTGCACCTGACAGGCTTCTCGACGTTCGCGTACTTCGCGCTCGAATTCAAACGCGAGCGTGTCGAAAGTCTCTACCTTCATGAAGCGTTCACGCCGGCCACCTATCGCGGCGACTACGTGCGGCACAACCATCACGACATCGATCCGCGCACGCTCGGCGCGCGCGTATGCAACATGCCGATCGTGTGGGACCTGCAGCAGTTGCGCCGCGAACACCGCAAGCGCGACGACGGCCCGTGCGTGACGCCGGCCGCGCTCGACGGTTTCCTGCAGACGATGCAGGACGACGGGATGTGCAGCGGCATCATGTATTCGATGGCCGTGCCCGGCACGCGGCTGCATGCGTTCATGAGCTTCACCGCGCCGCGCCGTACGCGCGAATGGATCACGCCGGCGACGATCGAGCAGGCGCTGTCGATCGGGCTGTCGGTACACAAGTTCGCATCGCCGCAACTGATCGCGACGTCGCGCGAGCGGACGGTCAACGGGCTCACGCCGTTCGAGCAGGAACTGCTGATCGGCATCGCCGAAGGCGCATCCGACAAGGAGATCGGCCGGCGCCTCGACACCAGCGCGCACAACGTCGACTATCACCTGCGCAAACTGCGCAAGCGCTTCGGCGTTGCGAACCGGATCCAGCTCACGTACCTGACATCGAAGCTCGAGCTGATCTGA
- a CDS encoding carbohydrate porin, which yields MKNYLEPVPRKPRANALAVLLLSLAATPAFAQSAPPAAAEPAAGASDAAAPAQQAADAAAPAPTGLWERSNLFGNMGGLRDLLGDHGVTLSLQETSEYLYNTSGGTNRGGAYQGLTQFGFNVDTGKAIGVPGGTFNVSALQIHGTNLTQRYLQTLQTATGIEANSTTRLWELWYQQSLLDGKVDVKVGQQSVDQEFMVSQNAATFMNATFGWPVLPSTDLPAGGPAYPLSSLGVRLRVKPADAWTAMVGVFDGNPAGRTDGDAQVLNAHGTNFNLRSGAFVIGEVQYALNAPPADPKAPQPAGLPGTYKLGFWYQSQHTNDPRYGTDGLSLANPASNGIPATHRGNYGFYAVADQMVWRPSADSPRSVGVFARVMGAPGDRNIVDFAANAGVTLKAPFNGRDNDVAGIAVGYAKIGSHARGLDGDTGTYTTPGYPVRRAETVVEATYQYQVTPWWQLQADLQHFFRPGGGIPNPNAAGARIGDETVVGVRTTITF from the coding sequence ATGAAGAACTACCTCGAACCCGTTCCGCGCAAGCCGCGCGCCAATGCGCTCGCCGTGCTGCTGCTGTCGCTCGCTGCCACACCCGCGTTCGCGCAATCGGCGCCCCCGGCCGCGGCCGAACCGGCGGCCGGCGCGAGCGACGCCGCCGCGCCCGCACAACAGGCCGCCGATGCTGCCGCGCCCGCTCCCACCGGCCTCTGGGAGCGCTCGAACCTGTTCGGCAACATGGGCGGCCTGCGCGACCTGCTCGGCGATCACGGCGTCACGCTGAGCCTGCAGGAAACCAGCGAATACCTGTACAACACGTCCGGCGGCACGAATCGCGGCGGCGCCTACCAGGGGCTCACGCAATTCGGCTTCAACGTCGACACGGGCAAGGCGATCGGCGTGCCGGGCGGCACGTTCAACGTGTCGGCGCTGCAGATCCACGGCACCAACCTCACGCAGCGCTACCTGCAGACGCTGCAGACCGCGACCGGCATCGAGGCGAATTCGACCACGCGCCTGTGGGAGCTCTGGTATCAGCAGTCGTTGCTCGACGGCAAGGTCGACGTGAAAGTCGGCCAGCAGAGCGTCGACCAGGAGTTCATGGTGAGCCAGAACGCGGCGACGTTCATGAACGCCACGTTCGGCTGGCCGGTGCTGCCGTCCACCGACCTGCCCGCCGGCGGCCCCGCGTATCCGCTGTCGTCGCTCGGCGTGCGGCTGCGCGTGAAGCCGGCCGACGCATGGACCGCGATGGTCGGCGTATTCGACGGCAACCCGGCCGGCCGCACCGACGGCGACGCGCAGGTGCTGAACGCGCACGGCACCAACTTCAACCTGCGCAGCGGCGCGTTCGTGATCGGCGAAGTCCAGTACGCGCTGAACGCGCCGCCGGCCGACCCGAAGGCGCCGCAACCGGCCGGCCTGCCGGGCACCTACAAGCTCGGCTTCTGGTATCAGTCGCAGCACACGAACGACCCGCGCTACGGCACCGACGGCCTGTCGCTCGCGAATCCGGCGAGCAACGGCATTCCGGCTACGCATCGCGGCAACTACGGCTTCTATGCAGTCGCGGACCAGATGGTCTGGCGGCCGTCAGCCGACAGCCCGCGCTCGGTCGGCGTGTTCGCGCGCGTAATGGGCGCGCCGGGCGATCGCAATATCGTCGATTTCGCCGCCAATGCAGGCGTGACGCTGAAGGCGCCGTTCAACGGACGCGACAACGACGTCGCGGGCATCGCGGTCGGCTACGCGAAGATCGGCTCGCATGCGCGCGGCCTCGATGGCGACACCGGCACCTATACGACGCCCGGTTATCCGGTGCGCCGCGCGGAGACGGTCGTCGAGGCGACCTACCAGTACCAGGTCACGCCGTGGTGGCAACTGCAGGCCGACCTGCAGCACTTCTTCCGTCCGGGCGGCGGCATCCCGAACCCGAACGCGGCGGGTGCACGCATCGGCGACGAAACGGTGGTCGGCGTGCGCACGACGATCACGTTCTGA
- a CDS encoding MFS transporter, with protein sequence MSPVFLAPLIVACALFMESVDANIIVTALPAMARDFGHNPVTLNIAITAYVVGLGVFIPICGWLADRFGARSVFRTAIGIFVVGSLMCAASNSLGVLTFARFIQGVGGAMMVPVGRIIIFRAVPRSDLVRAMNYLAIPALFGPTVGPLVGGFITTYLHWRMIFFINVPIGIYGIYLASKHIANTHEPDPGPLDWFGFLLSASGAASLLMGLTLLDGSLTSRSNAIVMCVAGTALLALYVPYARRKERPVLDLSFLKIPTYHASVVGGSLFRIGLGAVPFLLPLALQEGLGMSAFHSGLITCASAFGGAVSRSTATHTLRRFGFRTVLIYNAAFAGLAIAAYGVFHPGMATWAIWLIVLVGGLFPALQFTSLNSMIYADISPRDAGRATSLGSVVQQMSLGLGVTVAGIVLHVSHWLQGHQTMVWSDFWPAFVVVGLCSFASIPITRRLPPGAGDEVARGKRQ encoded by the coding sequence ATGTCGCCCGTCTTTCTAGCACCGCTCATCGTTGCCTGTGCGTTGTTCATGGAAAGCGTCGACGCGAACATCATCGTCACCGCGCTGCCCGCGATGGCAAGGGACTTCGGGCACAACCCCGTCACGCTGAACATTGCGATCACGGCCTACGTGGTCGGGCTCGGCGTGTTCATCCCGATCTGCGGCTGGCTCGCCGACCGTTTCGGCGCACGCTCCGTCTTCCGCACCGCGATCGGCATCTTCGTCGTCGGCTCGCTGATGTGCGCGGCCTCCAATTCCCTCGGCGTGCTCACGTTCGCGCGCTTCATACAAGGCGTCGGCGGCGCGATGATGGTGCCCGTCGGCCGCATCATCATCTTCCGCGCGGTGCCGCGCTCGGATCTCGTGCGCGCGATGAACTACCTCGCGATTCCCGCGCTGTTCGGGCCCACGGTCGGGCCGCTCGTCGGCGGCTTCATCACGACCTACCTGCACTGGCGGATGATCTTCTTCATCAACGTGCCGATCGGCATCTACGGGATCTATCTCGCGAGCAAGCACATCGCGAATACGCACGAGCCCGATCCGGGCCCGCTCGACTGGTTCGGCTTCCTGCTGTCGGCAAGCGGCGCCGCGTCGCTGCTGATGGGCCTCACGCTGCTCGACGGCTCGCTCACGTCGCGCTCGAACGCGATCGTGATGTGCGTGGCCGGCACCGCGCTGCTCGCGCTCTACGTGCCGTACGCGCGCCGCAAGGAGCGCCCGGTGCTCGACCTCAGCTTCCTGAAGATCCCGACCTACCACGCGAGCGTCGTCGGCGGGTCGCTGTTCCGCATCGGCCTCGGCGCGGTGCCGTTCCTGCTGCCGCTCGCGCTGCAGGAAGGGCTCGGCATGAGCGCGTTCCATTCGGGGCTGATCACGTGCGCGTCCGCGTTCGGCGGCGCGGTGAGCCGCTCGACGGCCACGCATACGCTGCGCCGCTTCGGCTTTCGCACGGTGCTGATCTACAACGCGGCATTCGCGGGGCTTGCGATCGCCGCCTATGGCGTATTCCATCCCGGCATGGCGACCTGGGCGATCTGGCTGATCGTGCTCGTCGGCGGCCTCTTCCCCGCGCTGCAGTTCACGAGCCTGAACTCGATGATCTATGCGGACATCTCGCCGCGCGACGCGGGGCGTGCGACGAGCCTCGGCAGCGTCGTGCAGCAGATGTCGCTCGGGCTTGGCGTGACGGTGGCCGGCATCGTGCTGCACGTGTCGCACTGGCTGCAGGGCCACCAGACGATGGTGTGGTCGGATTTCTGGCCCGCGTTCGTCGTGGTCGGGCTGTGCTCGTTCGCGTCGATTCCGATCACGCGGCGGCTGCCGCCCGGCGCCGGCGACGAAGTCGCGCGCGGCAAGCGGCAAT
- the sctS gene encoding type III secretion system export apparatus subunit SctS has protein sequence MTSSTILDLTRQALMLVLLLSLPIVLIATVTGLVVAILQAVTQVQDANIGIAVRLIAVMVALVLLSGWLGGEVLRFAQQALERMFVSSTGVL, from the coding sequence ATGACGAGCTCGACGATCCTCGACCTGACGCGCCAGGCGCTGATGCTCGTGCTGCTGCTGTCGCTGCCGATCGTGCTGATCGCCACCGTCACGGGCCTCGTCGTCGCGATCCTGCAGGCCGTCACGCAGGTGCAGGACGCCAACATCGGCATCGCGGTGCGGCTGATCGCGGTGATGGTCGCACTCGTGCTGCTGTCGGGCTGGCTCGGCGGCGAAGTGCTGCGCTTCGCGCAGCAGGCGCTGGAACGCATGTTCGTTTCTTCCACTGGAGTTCTTTGA
- the sctV gene encoding type III secretion system export apparatus subunit SctV — MAEPKALPRDWQRLFSAGRGVSGRRLGGASPRADLFMAAFIVAVVALFILPLPQAALDGMISLNLAVSVVLLTVSTYVPSAVSFSSFPALLLFTTLFRLALNIASCKLILLHANAGHVIDAFGRLVVGNNVVVGGVVFLVIAVVQFIVIAKGSERVAEVGARFSLDAMPGKQMSIDADLRAGIISADEARERREKLEQESQMHGAMDGAMKFVKGDAIAGLVIAFINIVAGIAVGTLMHGMDIGAALQRYAILTVGDGMASQIPSLLVSIAAGIVTTRVATRDARQRQLGEQLGEQLGAHPRALLIAALVLAGFLVVPGFPKWSFALIALGLGAFAFSQFKHKTTAPSFNLIQIAGRVGTADDGQPAKVSHAAGVTSLIAVSLSDDLRTSLNLAQLQAALSSAKARVDADIGTVFPRITLNDDEGAAAGTYRIYLQDVLAAHGALKPGWLLWDGVAPLPERAERQPAEAFGPFATALWIKHDGAAPDGKWLSSESALAAHVEQIVRQHADELLGIQETQALVHLVRREHPELVGELTRLVPLQRVTEVLRRLLAEQVPIRNLRVIFESLITWAPNEPDDVIALVELVRVDLRRMITDRHAGTTRQLRVVLFEQNLQERIESAVMRTKQGNFLALSSAIKQDIGEQVRAIVQAAQAAGPGGHSNAQGAARLAVMVALGARRYVKTILQPVLPELAVLSYQEVEEDVQLHTVGWVKNPPDDGTVGAGADVRLPGAVQ; from the coding sequence ATGGCAGAACCGAAGGCGCTCCCCCGCGACTGGCAGCGGTTGTTTTCCGCTGGTCGCGGCGTGTCCGGAAGACGTCTCGGCGGCGCATCGCCGCGCGCGGACCTGTTCATGGCCGCGTTCATCGTCGCGGTCGTCGCGCTGTTCATCCTGCCGCTGCCGCAGGCCGCGCTCGACGGGATGATCTCGCTGAATCTCGCCGTGAGCGTGGTGCTGCTGACGGTGTCGACCTATGTGCCGTCGGCGGTCAGCTTCTCGTCGTTTCCCGCGCTGCTGCTGTTTACGACGCTGTTCCGGCTCGCGCTGAACATCGCGTCGTGCAAGCTGATCCTGCTGCACGCGAACGCCGGCCACGTGATCGACGCGTTCGGGCGGCTCGTCGTCGGCAACAACGTCGTGGTGGGCGGCGTGGTGTTCCTCGTGATCGCCGTCGTGCAGTTCATCGTGATTGCGAAAGGGTCGGAGCGGGTGGCCGAAGTCGGGGCACGTTTTTCGCTGGATGCGATGCCGGGCAAGCAGATGAGCATCGACGCGGACCTGCGCGCGGGCATCATCAGCGCGGACGAAGCGCGCGAGCGCCGCGAGAAGCTCGAGCAGGAATCGCAGATGCATGGCGCGATGGACGGCGCGATGAAGTTCGTGAAGGGCGACGCGATCGCCGGCCTCGTGATCGCGTTCATCAACATCGTCGCGGGGATCGCGGTCGGCACGCTGATGCACGGGATGGATATCGGCGCGGCGCTGCAACGCTACGCGATCCTGACCGTCGGCGACGGGATGGCGTCGCAGATTCCGTCGCTGCTCGTGTCGATCGCGGCGGGCATCGTGACGACGCGCGTGGCGACGCGCGATGCGCGGCAGCGCCAGCTCGGCGAACAGCTCGGCGAGCAACTGGGCGCGCATCCGCGCGCGCTGCTGATCGCGGCGCTGGTGCTGGCCGGTTTTCTCGTCGTGCCCGGTTTTCCGAAGTGGTCGTTCGCGTTGATCGCGCTCGGCCTCGGCGCGTTCGCGTTCTCGCAGTTCAAGCACAAGACGACTGCGCCGAGCTTCAACCTGATTCAGATCGCGGGGCGCGTCGGCACGGCCGACGACGGCCAGCCCGCGAAGGTGTCGCACGCGGCGGGCGTCACGTCGCTGATCGCGGTATCGCTGTCCGACGACCTGCGCACGAGCCTGAACCTCGCGCAACTGCAGGCCGCGCTGTCGAGCGCGAAGGCGCGCGTCGACGCGGACATCGGCACGGTGTTCCCGCGCATCACGCTGAACGACGACGAAGGTGCGGCGGCCGGCACGTACCGGATCTACCTGCAGGACGTGCTCGCCGCGCACGGCGCGCTGAAGCCGGGCTGGCTGCTGTGGGACGGCGTCGCGCCGCTGCCCGAGCGCGCGGAGCGCCAGCCGGCCGAGGCGTTCGGCCCGTTCGCGACCGCGCTGTGGATCAAGCACGACGGCGCCGCGCCGGACGGCAAGTGGCTGTCGAGCGAAAGCGCGCTCGCCGCGCACGTCGAGCAGATCGTGCGCCAGCATGCGGACGAATTGCTGGGTATCCAGGAGACGCAGGCGCTCGTGCATCTCGTGCGCCGCGAGCACCCCGAACTCGTGGGCGAGCTGACGCGGCTCGTGCCGCTGCAGCGCGTGACCGAAGTGCTGCGCCGGCTGCTCGCCGAACAGGTGCCGATCCGCAACCTGCGCGTGATTTTCGAGAGCCTGATCACGTGGGCGCCGAACGAGCCCGACGACGTGATCGCGCTGGTCGAACTCGTGCGCGTCGACCTGCGCCGGATGATCACCGATCGCCATGCGGGCACGACGCGCCAGCTGCGCGTCGTGCTGTTCGAGCAGAACCTGCAGGAGCGGATCGAGAGCGCGGTGATGCGCACCAAGCAGGGCAATTTCCTCGCGCTGTCGAGCGCGATCAAGCAGGACATCGGCGAGCAGGTGCGCGCGATCGTGCAGGCCGCGCAGGCGGCCGGCCCCGGCGGTCACAGCAACGCACAGGGCGCGGCGCGGCTCGCGGTGATGGTCGCGCTCGGCGCGCGCCGCTACGTGAAGACGATCCTGCAGCCGGTGCTGCCCGAGCTGGCGGTGCTGTCGTACCAGGAAGTCGAGGAGGACGTGCAGCTGCACACGGTCGGCTGGGTGAAGAACCCGCCGGACGACGGCACGGTCGGTGCGGGCGCCGACGTGCGCCTGCCGGGAGCCGTGCAATGA
- a CDS encoding Nramp family divalent metal transporter: MSTPSNVSPPIAAERSAVLDEAHVGDIRGALGTIAHHDTAARGTWWARLRTLLAIIGPGLIVMVGDNDAGAFGTYTQAGQNYGTTLLWTLLLLVPVLYVNQEMVLRLGAVTGVGHARLIFERFGKFWGAFSVIDLFLLNALTIVTEFIGITFVLEFFGLPKVAGVCVAAALTMAAVSTGDFRRFERFAIGLCVLSLLLVPVLVSIHPPVSQMTRDFFVPNWPAHAKLSDVMLLVIGIVGTTVAPWQLFFQQSYVIDKRITPRFMKYEKVDLWIGIAFVLVGAVAMISFSAALFGGHPEAGNFTDAGGIIAGLEKYAGRTGATLFAVALLDACIIGAAAVSLSTAYAIGDVFKIRHSLHRGVSDAKGFYLVYFGIVAAAATLVLIPGSPLGLLTEAVQTLAGVLLPSATVFLLVLCNDRQVLGPWVNSTKLNVFTGAVIWVLVLLSIILTASVMYPDISGEAIVDVLVGGTVLAITGYLATVLIRRNKRVVEPGVDRSLRDTWRMPPLDTLAPQNMTLATRIWMAVLRGYLVIAVGLVIVKVVQMTLLT; encoded by the coding sequence ATGTCCACGCCATCCAACGTCTCTCCACCGATCGCCGCAGAACGCAGCGCCGTGCTCGACGAAGCCCACGTCGGCGACATCCGCGGCGCGCTCGGCACGATCGCGCATCACGACACCGCCGCGCGCGGCACATGGTGGGCGCGACTGCGCACGCTGCTCGCGATCATCGGCCCGGGCCTCATCGTGATGGTCGGCGACAACGACGCCGGCGCGTTCGGCACCTACACGCAGGCCGGCCAGAACTACGGCACGACGCTGCTGTGGACGCTGCTGCTGCTCGTGCCCGTGCTGTACGTGAACCAGGAAATGGTGCTGCGCCTCGGCGCGGTCACGGGCGTCGGCCATGCACGCCTGATCTTCGAGCGCTTCGGCAAGTTCTGGGGCGCGTTCAGCGTGATCGACCTGTTCCTGCTCAACGCGCTGACGATCGTCACCGAGTTCATCGGCATCACGTTCGTGCTGGAATTCTTCGGGCTGCCGAAGGTGGCCGGCGTGTGCGTGGCCGCCGCGCTGACGATGGCCGCGGTGAGTACCGGCGATTTCAGGCGCTTCGAGCGGTTCGCGATCGGGCTGTGCGTGCTGAGCCTGCTGCTGGTGCCGGTGCTCGTGTCGATCCATCCGCCCGTCTCGCAGATGACGCGCGATTTCTTCGTGCCGAACTGGCCCGCACACGCGAAGCTGTCGGACGTGATGCTGCTCGTGATCGGCATCGTCGGCACGACGGTTGCGCCGTGGCAGTTGTTCTTCCAGCAGAGCTACGTGATCGACAAACGCATCACGCCGCGCTTCATGAAATACGAAAAGGTCGACCTGTGGATCGGCATCGCGTTCGTGCTGGTTGGCGCGGTTGCGATGATCAGCTTCAGCGCCGCGCTGTTCGGCGGGCATCCGGAAGCCGGCAACTTCACCGACGCGGGCGGCATCATCGCGGGCCTCGAGAAATATGCGGGCCGTACCGGCGCGACGCTGTTCGCGGTGGCGCTGCTCGACGCGTGCATCATCGGCGCGGCGGCCGTGTCGCTGTCGACCGCGTATGCGATCGGCGACGTGTTCAAGATCCGCCATTCGCTGCATCGCGGCGTGTCCGATGCGAAGGGCTTCTATCTGGTGTACTTCGGCATCGTCGCGGCCGCGGCCACGCTCGTGCTGATCCCGGGCAGCCCGCTCGGCCTGCTGACCGAAGCCGTGCAGACGCTCGCGGGCGTGCTGCTGCCGAGCGCGACGGTGTTCCTGCTCGTGCTGTGCAACGACCGCCAGGTGCTTGGGCCCTGGGTCAACTCGACGAAGCTCAACGTGTTTACGGGCGCGGTGATCTGGGTGCTCGTGCTGCTGTCGATCATCCTGACCGCATCGGTGATGTATCCGGACATCAGCGGCGAAGCGATCGTCGACGTGCTGGTGGGCGGCACCGTGCTCGCGATTACCGGCTATCTCGCGACGGTGCTGATTCGCCGCAACAAGCGTGTCGTCGAACCGGGCGTCGATCGCTCGCTGCGCGACACGTGGCGCATGCCGCCGCTCGATACGCTCGCGCCGCAGAACATGACGCTCGCGACGCGAATCTGGATGGCCGTGCTGCGCGGCTATCTGGTGATTGCGGTCGGTCTCGTGATCGTGAAGGTCGTGCAGATGACGCTGCTGACGTAA
- a CDS encoding helix-turn-helix transcriptional regulator: MTYADGAPRVEWFSQADIAAAAAYSNEYQAIERDVFTGIQIAPGKTDLAPVDFAQCHARLRQIGFSTLGYGAYEMIGRRVLCAHLLRDLAPATFMQPFIEGMLYESDPRFAQVRQSGFPVAWQLDEIESAAQGSGDRKVLALAGHLRAHAMNSGVIFSLSAPRLDLRVAVTVTSETHGTEWIDDRVIGGALSVSLAVHRVALPFLEARIARMRGFALGDEQQQVLDRLVHGLSDQEIASALRTSLHKVGHHIRSLEKLFNVQNRAQLAYLAARRLQP; encoded by the coding sequence ATGACATATGCTGACGGCGCACCACGCGTCGAGTGGTTTTCACAAGCCGATATAGCGGCCGCTGCTGCTTATTCGAACGAATATCAGGCAATCGAGCGTGACGTTTTTACCGGCATTCAAATTGCACCCGGTAAAACCGACCTTGCCCCGGTCGATTTCGCGCAATGCCATGCGCGATTGCGGCAAATCGGATTCAGTACGCTCGGTTACGGCGCCTACGAAATGATCGGGCGGCGCGTCCTGTGTGCGCATCTGCTGCGCGACCTCGCGCCGGCGACGTTCATGCAGCCGTTTATCGAAGGGATGCTGTACGAGAGCGACCCGCGGTTCGCGCAGGTGCGGCAGAGCGGCTTTCCGGTCGCGTGGCAACTCGACGAGATCGAGTCGGCCGCGCAGGGCAGCGGCGACCGCAAGGTGCTGGCGCTCGCCGGCCATCTGCGCGCGCACGCGATGAACAGCGGCGTGATCTTCAGCCTGTCGGCGCCGCGCCTCGACCTGCGCGTCGCGGTAACCGTGACGTCGGAGACGCACGGCACCGAATGGATCGACGATCGCGTGATCGGCGGGGCGCTGTCGGTCAGCCTTGCCGTGCATCGCGTCGCGCTGCCGTTCCTCGAGGCGCGCATCGCGCGCATGCGCGGCTTCGCGCTCGGCGACGAACAGCAGCAGGTGCTCGACCGTCTCGTGCATGGGCTGTCCGACCAGGAAATCGCGAGCGCGCTGCGCACGTCGCTGCACAAGGTCGGCCACCACATCCGCTCGCTCGAAAAACTCTTCAACGTGCAGAACCGCGCGCAGCTCGCATACCTCGCCGCGCGGCGCCTGCAGCCCTGA